Genomic window (Gelria sp. Kuro-4):
CGTCAAGAATACCCTGAGTTTGGTGCGGGAAGGCCGTAAGCGCGTACTTAGGAATCTGGCGCGCGTCGACGCTGCCAAGGCGGAAGAACTGCAAAATCTAGCTGCTCCGCTGCCTGATGCCGACTATTCCTCCCACACGGAGCTTCTCGCTGCCGAGATCGAGCAGGGCAAGAAATTCCTGGCAGCCGTAGGAGACTGTACTACTGATGAGTCTGTGGGGAGAGAGTGCGCTCTTTATGCCGCCGTTCTGAACGGTGAGGGTGTAGCCAGCTTCAGTGATCCGGAGGCTCGCTGGGGCTTTAAGAAGAAAGACGAACCGTTCTTGGGATACAAAGTTCATGCGGCTTGCGATGAGACGGGCATTGTCACCGCTGTGGAGGTTACTCCAGGCAACGAAGCGGAACTTGAACCCGCCAAGGAAATGATAGCGGCCTTGGAAGAAAGGGAGTTGAAGGCATCCCGACTGGCTGCTGACAAGGGTTACGATGATTCCACTTTTCGAACGGAGTTGGTTGAAAGCAATATCAAACCCTACATTCCTAATCGCACAAAGAAAGACAGGCTTGAGGAACAAGGCTTTAAGTACAACCCAAAATCAAAGGTTCTCCGTTGCAAAGCGGGCAAGAAGGCCATTGGCAGTACCCCTCACAAGAACGGTGGGCTGACCTATTACTTCTCGGAAAAGGACTGTGCCGCCTGTCCGTATCGTAACTCCTGCCTGAGTAAAACCGAAACCCGGAAAAGAGCCTACGTAAAACCGGAAGTCCTCGCTAACCGACCGCGAGGCATCAAAATTGCAATGCGCATCAGAAGAACAATCGAGAGAATATTCGGCGAGGCCAAAACCTGGCACGGCATGGCACGAGCCCGCTATCGGGGTCGTTTCCGCGTAGCTATCCAGGTCTTTCTGACTTTTATCTGCCTGAACGTCAAAAAGATGGCGCAAAGAATCGCGGCTCAGCTGGCTACGGCCTGAATGTAGTGACAAAACATTCAAAGCCAGGAATATCAAGGGAAATCGGGAGTGACTTAAGCACCTAGATACACGCCAACTACCATTATGTGGCAAACCTCAGGCTTGAGAAGTGTCAAGGAGTACCGGGTTTTTCAGGGATCTCGTGGAAAAGGCGCTTAAGGCTCTTGTCGTAGAACGTACAGGTGACACGCCACCGAAAACGCATAACCTTCTTGCGCTGGCTAAACTCGCGCAGCCAGCGCTAACCCCGGAACATGTGGAGTTCCTTGCCGTCCTAAACATGGCCGGAGTTGGTACCCGCTACCCTGATCTTCTTGACGAAGCAATTAAACGCTACCCTAAAGAGTTGGCTCGGGATTACCTAGTCAAGGCAAGGGAAGTGATACAATGCCTCAAGGACCAAACATCGTCACTCCGATAGTACAAGCCTTCTTGTCCGCGCTGGCTGCGCAAGGCATCCAAGTGGAGCGGGCTATGCTTTTCGGTTCCTGGGCCCGCGGTGAAGCCAAAGAAGGGAGCGATATCGACCTGTTGGTGGTTTCCCCGGATTTTTCCGGCATGCCTGCTTGGCGTCGCTGGGAAGTACTAGGAAAGGCAGCAGCCCAGGTGATGGAACCGGTGGAAGCCTTGGCTTACTCACCGGAGGAACTCGATCTCTGCCTCGAGCGCGAAGGAAATTTTGTGCGCCATGTGCTCACGCGTGAGCAAACTATCGATTACGTCGGCAAATCCTCAGAAGAGGAAGCGAGAGCCGACTGACTGTATGGGCATGATTTAAAGCATCAAACTGGAAGGAGATTGCAATGAAGAAGCAGCTCACTCCTCAGACTCTGCTCTATCCCGTACCCGTGGTCTTGGTCTCGTGCGGCGGGCTCGCGGGTCCCAAAAACATCGTCACCCTGGCCTGGGCCGGGGTGGTAAACTCAACGCCGCCCATGGTGGGAATCGGCGTAAGGCCGTCGCGCTACTCGCACGAGCTCATCAGCCAAACCGGTGAGTTTGTTGTCAACATTCCTCGGGCCGACCAGCTGAAGGCGGTGGAGGTGTGCGGGAGCACCTCAGGGCGCACCAGCGACAAGTTCGCCGCCACCGGTCTCACCGCCGTGCCGGCGCAAAAGGTCAAGGCGCCGCTTATCGCCGAGTGCCCGGTGAATCTGGAGTGCCGCGTGCAGCAGGTGGTGAAACTCCCAAGCCACGACCTCTTTCTCGCGGAAATTGTGGCCGTGCACGCCGATGAGACCGTCCTCGACGCCCGCGGCCGCATCGACCCGGCCAAGGCGCGGCCGCTGGCCTACTGCAACGGCCAGTACTGGCAGTGTGCTCCGTTGAAGTAGCCGTCCGTCGGCACGGTCTTAGGACCGGCGAACCACCGTTGGAGTAAGGAAGTACCCTCCTACATGCGAGCTCCGGAAACTGTGCCGTCGGCTAACGGCAGGGTTTAGAATGCAAGTACTCAGATTGTCTGTGCCCAGCTTCGAAGAGCCTCTCTTCGGGTACAGCGGGCAGGAATCCGGCTGCGCGTGACGAACACTTAGGTGAGCCAACCGAATACCGTGTTGTTCCGCTGGGGGAGCTCCAAGAGCTGAGAGGCCGGAAGGCCAACCCTTACACCTGATCTGGGTAATGCCAGCGTAGGGAAGGCGGGGAAAGTTGGGCCGCAGGCATTCCCCTGCGGCCTTTGTCGCGTGCGGCCACCCGGCCGGCAGAAGCCGTCCCGGCGGACACTCAAGGGAGGGGAAGGTATGCAGGTTAACTATGAACTCTATGCCATTACCGACCGGCGCCTGGCGGGCGGGCGCAGCTCGGCGGAGGTGATGGAAAAAGCCATCCGCGGCGGCGTCACTCTGGTACAGCTCCGGGAAAAAGAGGCCGGCGGGCGGGAGATGGTGGCGGAGGCACAGACGCTCCTTGCCGTGACGCGCCGCTACGGCGTCCCGCTCATCGTCAACGACCGGCTGGATGTGGCGCTGGCCGTGGACGCCGAGGGCGTACACCTGGGCCAGGAGGACATTCCCTGCCGCCTGGCGCGGCAGATACTGGGGCCGGAAAAGATCATCGGCGTCTCCGCCTCCAGCGTGGAGGAAGCGCTGCAGGCCGAAGCGGACGGGGCCGATTACCTGGGCGTGGGCGCTGTGTTTCCCACCGGGACCAAGGCCGATGCCGGGGAAGCCATCGGGCTCGAGCCGCTCAAGGCCATCAAGGCGGCGGTGAAGATCCCTGTGGTGGCCATCGGCGGGATCAACGCGGCCAATGCCGCGGCGGTGGCCGCCACCGGCGTTGACGGCCTGGCGGTGGTTTCCGCCGTCGTCGCCGCGCCGGACCCGCAGGACGCAGCCCGCAGGCTCGTCGCCGCTTTCCGAGCCCGGCCGGGGAAGTGCTGAAAGAGCGGAGGTGCACAGAATGATCGGCAGGGTAAACGACGCTTTCTTCCAGCGGGTTGTTCTCCCGGCGGCAGGCGCTCCCGGCCGCCGGGTGGCAGTGGGGGCACGCATCCCGGCGGCTGCCATTGGCCGGGCGGCGCCGGGTGAAGAAGGCTGTCTCCTGAGCACACCGGGCGGTGAAAAACCCTTCTCGATACCGCCGGAGGACAGGTTGTGGGGAGTCTTTTTCGCTCCCGGGGAGAATAACCGATGAGCCCCCTGCGCTACCGTCTGCTCGCCCTGGACCTGGATGGAACCCTGCTCACCGACGACAGCCGGCTGACCCTGGAAACCGAGGCGGCCGTAAAGGCGGCCCAGGCGGCCGGGCTCACCGTCACCCTGGCCACGGGGCGCCTCCTGGCCGATGCCCTCCCCTACGCCCGCCGCCTGGGCCTTACGGCGCCCCTCATCCTTCACCACGGCGCGCTCCTTATGACCCCCGCTGGGGTTGTTCTCGCTCACCAGATGATCGCCGGCGGGGCAGCGCAAAAACTGGTGCAGACCGCCCGGGAGCTTGAGCTCTCCTGTCAGGCCTATGCCGCCGGTGAACTGGTGGTGGAAAGGATCACCACCTGGACGCGCATCTACCTGGGCTACTCAGCGGTTGAGCCCGTGG
Coding sequences:
- a CDS encoding nucleotidyltransferase domain-containing protein codes for the protein MPQGPNIVTPIVQAFLSALAAQGIQVERAMLFGSWARGEAKEGSDIDLLVVSPDFSGMPAWRRWEVLGKAAAQVMEPVEALAYSPEELDLCLEREGNFVRHVLTREQTIDYVGKSSEEEARAD
- a CDS encoding HEPN domain-containing protein, which gives rise to MEKALKALVVERTGDTPPKTHNLLALAKLAQPALTPEHVEFLAVLNMAGVGTRYPDLLDEAIKRYPKELARDYLVKAREVIQCLKDQTSSLR
- a CDS encoding Cof-type HAD-IIB family hydrolase encodes the protein MSPLRYRLLALDLDGTLLTDDSRLTLETEAAVKAAQAAGLTVTLATGRLLADALPYARRLGLTAPLILHHGALLMTPAGVVLAHQMIAGGAAQKLVQTARELELSCQAYAAGELVVERITTWTRIYLGYSAVEPVVVPDLAAYVAGGISQFDFLGEPEELAPAAERVHERLAAAVRTTSSHPNLLEVLAPGVSKGRALERLAELLGIPLAATVAVGDGLNDLEMLRGAGLGVAMANAPAAVRSQAQYVTAGNNENGVAQLISKLLAGEL
- a CDS encoding flavin reductase family protein produces the protein MKKQLTPQTLLYPVPVVLVSCGGLAGPKNIVTLAWAGVVNSTPPMVGIGVRPSRYSHELISQTGEFVVNIPRADQLKAVEVCGSTSGRTSDKFAATGLTAVPAQKVKAPLIAECPVNLECRVQQVVKLPSHDLFLAEIVAVHADETVLDARGRIDPAKARPLAYCNGQYWQCAPLK
- a CDS encoding IS1182 family transposase; protein product: MLKSKDGQQDFFDLHIFSRMIPEDHPLVQIKKNVDFSFVTGVVADLYDPVNGRPSYPPESLFRVLFLEVWAGLSDVQVCRELKYNVLYRWFCDFGWDDIVPDDTTLVVFRKRLGEEKFRELFERVVEEAKAKKCLRGHWTIIDGTKVIAHVAVKNTLSLVREGRKRVLRNLARVDAAKAEELQNLAAPLPDADYSSHTELLAAEIEQGKKFLAAVGDCTTDESVGRECALYAAVLNGEGVASFSDPEARWGFKKKDEPFLGYKVHAACDETGIVTAVEVTPGNEAELEPAKEMIAALEERELKASRLAADKGYDDSTFRTELVESNIKPYIPNRTKKDRLEEQGFKYNPKSKVLRCKAGKKAIGSTPHKNGGLTYYFSEKDCAACPYRNSCLSKTETRKRAYVKPEVLANRPRGIKIAMRIRRTIERIFGEAKTWHGMARARYRGRFRVAIQVFLTFICLNVKKMAQRIAAQLATA
- the thiE gene encoding thiamine phosphate synthase, which codes for MQVNYELYAITDRRLAGGRSSAEVMEKAIRGGVTLVQLREKEAGGREMVAEAQTLLAVTRRYGVPLIVNDRLDVALAVDAEGVHLGQEDIPCRLARQILGPEKIIGVSASSVEEALQAEADGADYLGVGAVFPTGTKADAGEAIGLEPLKAIKAAVKIPVVAIGGINAANAAAVAATGVDGLAVVSAVVAAPDPQDAARRLVAAFRARPGKC